A DNA window from Nitrospira sp. contains the following coding sequences:
- a CDS encoding conserved exported protein of unknown function (Evidence 4 : Unknown function but conserved in other organisms; MaGe:77309788), whose product MHRFAATLGTTAGAFLIAGLALAPLPPLAKEPPPPQGIPPEKVADYVHAIVQADRTTYTMLVVTRMQDKHIVNATEHWEQDNALPLPAQFLQHSGKIVAESGRGIRYRLIGLSPIYQRNAPATEFERKALTTLTKQPDSPVTGIVSSGKKQFFQAIYPDRAVSAACVSCHNSHPLSPKRDFKANDVMGGIAITIPLDER is encoded by the coding sequence ATGCACCGCTTCGCCGCCACGCTCGGAACCACAGCCGGCGCGTTCCTAATCGCGGGGCTCGCGCTCGCGCCCCTGCCACCGCTGGCGAAAGAACCTCCGCCCCCGCAAGGGATCCCACCGGAGAAAGTCGCCGATTACGTCCATGCCATCGTCCAGGCCGATCGAACGACTTATACGATGCTCGTGGTGACCCGGATGCAGGACAAACATATCGTCAACGCCACTGAACATTGGGAGCAAGACAACGCCCTGCCGCTTCCCGCCCAATTCCTGCAACACTCGGGAAAAATCGTCGCGGAAAGCGGTCGCGGCATCCGCTACCGCCTCATCGGCCTCTCTCCGATTTATCAACGCAACGCCCCGGCGACGGAGTTCGAACGAAAGGCCCTGACCACCTTGACCAAACAGCCGGACAGCCCCGTCACTGGAATCGTATCGAGCGGGAAGAAACAATTCTTCCAGGCCATTTACCCAGATCGCGCCGTCTCAGCCGCTTGTGTGTCGTGCCATAACAGCCATCCCCTCAGCCCGAAACGAGATTTCAAGGCGAACGACGTCATGGGCGGAATCGCCATTACCATTCCATTGGATGAACGATAG
- a CDS encoding conserved membrane protein of unknown function (Evidence 4 : Unknown function but conserved in other organisms; MaGe:77309789): MTRPHLFTAVFFVLLALLLYQIGLILQPFLFPAIWAALLAHWVFPLHRRLTALLGGRDMASACCWSAGCLTVGVLTVVVVPVVSMSVVFVREAVAAEQAIREWIVAGGVQQLPGQLATVPVIGSWLHSLLSGGNGQQVPLEDSMVSGAKWLSQFVVSQMGDLLTNAAILVSNFFIMLLVLFFLLKDGESWMGSLYELIPMEESHKRKILTRLDQTVRAVVKGVLVTALVQGALAGLAYVVLRVPFPIVWTALTIVLAPIPFGGTALVWGPVALYLFAIGSVGKALAMLAWGVGVVSMVDQFLRPWLIGQDVQIPVLLLVLSVFGGLGLYGLLGLFVGPIIISLFMTAIQIYREEYFVPEHAASGSSPPA, encoded by the coding sequence ATGACTCGTCCACACCTCTTTACGGCCGTGTTCTTCGTCCTTCTCGCGCTGCTGCTCTATCAGATCGGACTCATCTTACAGCCCTTTCTCTTCCCGGCCATCTGGGCGGCATTGCTGGCGCATTGGGTGTTTCCGCTGCATCGTCGATTGACGGCGCTGCTAGGCGGGCGGGACATGGCGTCCGCCTGTTGTTGGTCCGCCGGTTGCTTGACGGTCGGCGTATTGACGGTGGTGGTGGTTCCCGTGGTCTCGATGAGTGTGGTGTTCGTTCGTGAAGCGGTGGCTGCGGAGCAGGCGATTCGCGAATGGATCGTCGCTGGGGGCGTCCAGCAGCTGCCGGGCCAACTGGCTACGGTGCCGGTCATCGGGAGCTGGTTGCACTCCTTGCTGTCGGGCGGCAATGGGCAGCAAGTGCCGCTGGAGGATTCCATGGTGTCGGGGGCTAAATGGCTCAGCCAGTTTGTGGTCAGCCAGATGGGGGATCTCTTGACGAATGCCGCCATCCTCGTCAGCAACTTTTTCATCATGCTGCTGGTGTTGTTTTTCCTGCTCAAGGACGGCGAGAGCTGGATGGGGTCGTTGTATGAGCTGATTCCGATGGAGGAGTCGCATAAACGAAAAATTCTCACGCGGCTCGATCAAACGGTCCGGGCGGTCGTGAAGGGCGTATTGGTCACCGCGTTGGTGCAGGGCGCGCTGGCCGGGCTGGCCTATGTCGTGTTGCGCGTGCCGTTCCCGATCGTCTGGACGGCCTTGACGATTGTGCTGGCGCCGATTCCCTTTGGCGGGACGGCCTTGGTCTGGGGGCCGGTCGCGTTGTACTTGTTCGCCATCGGGTCCGTCGGCAAGGCGCTGGCCATGCTCGCCTGGGGAGTCGGCGTCGTCTCGATGGTCGATCAGTTTCTCCGGCCCTGGCTCATCGGTCAGGATGTCCAGATTCCAGTGCTGCTGTTGGTCCTGTCCGTGTTCGGCGGCCTCGGATTGTATGGGCTGTTGGGATTGTTTGTCGGTCCGATTATCATCAGTCTCTTCATGACGGCGATCCAGATTTATCGGGAAGAGTATTTCGTTCCCGAGCACGCGGCCTCCGGCTCGTCTCCACCGGCCTAA
- a CDS encoding hypothetical protein (Evidence 4 : Unknown function but conserved in other organisms; MaGe:77309791), with amino-acid sequence MKHSAYMDDGNITLLAKGVELKGEIRVDGTVRIDGRLEGDIYTKGQVIVGEDGVVKGTITAGVLISSGRIKATITASDRVQLLKPGIIMGEVHAPIFSMEEGAKFQGTSDMGVTTWPEDAPRLPGAVRDMNANRNRPVAVVGKKLGL; translated from the coding sequence ATGAAACACAGTGCGTATATGGACGACGGGAATATCACGCTGCTGGCGAAAGGGGTGGAGCTCAAAGGGGAAATCCGCGTCGACGGCACCGTTCGCATCGACGGCCGCCTGGAAGGGGATATTTACACCAAAGGACAAGTCATCGTCGGCGAAGACGGCGTCGTGAAAGGAACGATTACCGCCGGTGTGTTGATCAGCAGTGGCCGCATCAAGGCCACGATCACCGCCAGCGACCGGGTACAATTGCTCAAGCCTGGCATCATCATGGGAGAAGTGCATGCGCCGATCTTTTCGATGGAAGAAGGGGCGAAGTTTCAAGGCACCAGCGACATGGGCGTCACAACCTGGCCTGAGGATGCGCCGCGGCTGCCGGGTGCGGTGCGGGACATGAACGCCAATCGTAATCGTCCTGTCGCGGTAGTGGGGAAAAAGCTGGGACTCTGA
- a CDS encoding Short chain dehydrogenase (MaGe:77309790) — MKENYKKLEFNFSGRTVLITGAATGIGRATALAFAGAGASVVIGDVDSRAEGTVSEIIAAGGKAVFQKTDVGNSAQVKALVDKALAEFGSLDVAFNNAGLLPPTAPLAEQTEEDWDRIQRVDVTGVFLCLKHQLAHMTTVGRGAIVNTASVAGLRADPGMAPYVAAKHAVVGLSKAAAIDYATQGIRVNAIAPGLVRTPMIERWLNDPEFGTGGHRRPRAVPGVRSCQYYNRCCLFH, encoded by the coding sequence ATGAAAGAGAATTACAAGAAGCTAGAGTTCAATTTTTCCGGTCGCACGGTGCTCATTACTGGCGCGGCAACGGGAATCGGCCGCGCAACGGCATTGGCCTTTGCGGGCGCGGGTGCTTCCGTGGTGATCGGCGACGTCGATTCGCGCGCCGAAGGAACCGTCAGCGAGATCATCGCGGCGGGCGGTAAGGCCGTGTTTCAGAAAACAGATGTCGGCAACAGCGCACAAGTCAAGGCGTTGGTCGACAAGGCGTTAGCGGAGTTCGGCTCGCTGGATGTCGCCTTCAATAATGCCGGCCTGCTGCCGCCGACCGCGCCGCTGGCCGAGCAGACCGAGGAAGACTGGGACCGCATCCAGCGCGTCGATGTCACGGGCGTGTTTCTGTGTTTGAAGCACCAGCTGGCTCATATGACGACGGTCGGCCGGGGCGCTATCGTGAATACGGCTTCGGTCGCAGGGTTGCGCGCCGATCCTGGCATGGCGCCCTACGTTGCGGCGAAACATGCCGTTGTAGGGCTGAGTAAAGCCGCTGCAATCGATTATGCAACGCAGGGCATCCGTGTCAACGCGATCGCACCCGGCTTGGTGCGCACGCCGATGATCGAACGCTGGCTCAACGATCCTGAATTCGGAACCGGAGGACATCGCCGGCCTCGTGCTGTTCCTGGCGTCCGATCATGCCAGTATTATAACCGGTGCTGTCTATTCCATTGA
- a CDS encoding hypothetical protein (Evidence 5 : Unknown function; MaGe:77309794), whose protein sequence is MLPKKKPNSVPEGDETRPQQAPRARRLNAAFLSLESRLMFDAAAAATVAEVRTEQVAQEQAEAAVSGEGAADGQVSESSDSQNFLQALSTFMPNESRTEVVFVDPTVPNYRELLSGMDPNIEVVMLNGGSDGIEQMANALSGRTGIDAIHIVSHGSEGRLVLGTGALTQETMLGGYAEALAVIKQSLSETADLLVYGCNFSEGAAGQEAVSVLSVLTGADVAASIDATGAAALGGDWVLESHTGAIETAVVATEDGQANWQALLSADTAPSFAVGDGIVLTPVSTGRDVGNGLVVLSDGKLLVSGFAGADMTLARYHSDGTLDSSFGTGGTVVTSLTSGNDVGNMVAVQADGKILVAGTAGSNAALMRYNANGTLDTTFGGGDGIIVADWGSGGDTGYSVAVQADGKIVMSGNTYGGNNDNIVVMRFLSDGTPDTSFDGDGTIITSIASGRDMAYSLVIQSDGKLLVGGVTSVGASSDYAILRYNTDGSLDTSFGGGDGIVTTDLGLGSYEMGYSVALQPDGKIVLAGLGTSIGVVRYNTDGSLDASFGGGDGIVIQAFGGSTGVDTGVVMVQPDGKIVVAAGGSYNATGGSFGAIRFNADGTLDMSFGSNGIVTTAMNSVGTKTGVWGASLQADGKIVAVGASSNGSNDDITLVRYNADGTLDKRFDVVTTLGGTVAFTEGGSAVVLDSNVQIYDAELSAADNFNGATLTLARNGGASSDDVFSATGTLSLSGGNVVVSGTTIGTYTNSGGTLTLAFNSNATNARVNSAMQQIAYRNSSDAPSSSVRIDWTFNEGNTGSQGARSALTATGYTTVSISAVNDMPTLANLAGDSLAYSEGDGAIVIEQGGNAAVADVDSTNFDTGRLTVSFTAGSDSVEDALGIRNQGMGAGQIGVSGSNVTYGDVTIGTCTGGSGGANLVITFNSNATAAAVTALVKNITYENTDTAAPMTGARTVRYVLTDGDGGTSASYDATVTVSGINDAPVLSEALITLPGTDENTISSPVTVASLLTAAGYVDVDSGALSGIAITGATGSNPAWGYSVDGGATWYSVDFSGRSFTNALLLNSSTLIRYIPLSQNGETATISFVAWDQTTGTATTAVAESTADVTVRGGTTAYSSLVTTGELAVSAVNDSPDIIDGTVITWPAINEDTASAPTTVDALLTAANWSDVDTGALTGISVRSIIGNGTWEYSANGVSWTAFGSVSAAQQLLLGSGTQVRYVPDGANGETASLVFHAWDQTGLGSPSFNGSPQYHASQFAYGAAQPMSNETASVSLTVTSVNEAPTGLSLSTNTVAENAANGTAVGTVTGADPDAGDTKTYSLTDNAGGRFAIDSTTGVITVANGGLLDYEAAASHNVTVRVSDSGGLMYDETFAVALTNVNEAPVLSVNAGSTGAEGGTDTISGGELAVTDVDSADVQLSYSIGTGPAHGRLELTTNPGVSAATFTQADIAANRLVYRHDGSETTSDSFTFTVSDGAGGTLGSTTVTLTITPVNDAPTITSTGGGPTAAITVAEHISAVTIVIGQDVDLPAQALTYAISGGADQALFTIDAATGALRFTAPRDFEAATDANGDNVYVVQVRVTDSQGGSATQTLQVTVTGVADAVPPSLVPTTPVGVSAAPPLPFVVPPAGIAPPPEPGSLQPIDVAPVSAGWVPEGLVQEPAARVSNVPEALPLSAAADTDRYERTADYETNETAVSAADAGPAEEPGATLPPAVGSPPPVNDLLMAKLDAVTASLLDALAAEDKQQVFSTRVAAVSGGALSVGFVVWALRSTAVLASLVATLPAWQTIDPLPVVALRREEREQRKQAQREAARREQAEYRGIKALWDDEEEPGRPQRPV, encoded by the coding sequence ATGCTTCCGAAAAAGAAACCGAATTCCGTTCCAGAGGGTGACGAGACACGGCCTCAGCAGGCTCCCCGGGCCCGGCGTCTGAATGCCGCATTCCTCTCACTCGAATCCCGGCTGATGTTCGATGCTGCCGCCGCGGCTACCGTCGCGGAAGTCAGAACCGAGCAGGTGGCGCAAGAACAAGCGGAGGCCGCTGTTTCTGGGGAGGGTGCCGCCGACGGCCAAGTCTCCGAGTCCTCCGACAGCCAGAACTTCCTCCAAGCCCTCTCCACCTTCATGCCGAATGAATCGCGCACCGAGGTGGTCTTTGTCGATCCGACGGTGCCGAATTATCGGGAACTCTTAAGCGGGATGGATCCGAATATCGAGGTCGTCATGCTCAATGGGGGGAGCGATGGCATCGAGCAGATGGCGAACGCGCTTTCAGGCCGGACAGGGATCGATGCCATCCACATCGTTTCGCATGGCAGCGAGGGGCGGTTGGTATTGGGAACGGGTGCGCTGACGCAGGAGACGATGCTCGGGGGCTATGCGGAAGCATTGGCCGTCATCAAGCAGAGCCTGTCAGAGACCGCGGATTTGCTAGTGTACGGCTGCAATTTCTCGGAGGGGGCTGCCGGGCAGGAGGCGGTGAGCGTGCTGAGTGTGCTGACAGGGGCGGATGTGGCCGCCAGCATCGATGCGACCGGCGCGGCGGCGTTAGGTGGTGACTGGGTCTTGGAATCTCACACCGGGGCAATTGAAACGGCGGTGGTGGCGACAGAAGATGGCCAAGCCAATTGGCAGGCCCTGTTGTCAGCGGATACGGCTCCGTCGTTTGCGGTCGGCGATGGCATCGTCCTCACGCCGGTCAGCACGGGGAGGGATGTCGGTAACGGCCTCGTCGTTCTGTCGGATGGAAAACTGTTGGTCTCGGGGTTTGCCGGGGCCGATATGACACTCGCCCGGTACCATTCCGATGGGACGCTCGATTCGAGCTTTGGGACTGGCGGCACGGTCGTCACCTCGCTGACCAGCGGCAACGATGTCGGCAACATGGTCGCGGTGCAGGCTGATGGCAAGATTTTGGTGGCTGGAACAGCGGGGTCGAATGCCGCGCTGATGCGCTACAACGCCAACGGCACTCTGGATACGACCTTTGGTGGCGGTGATGGGATCATTGTCGCCGATTGGGGGTCCGGTGGGGATACCGGCTATTCGGTGGCGGTGCAGGCGGACGGGAAGATCGTCATGAGTGGCAATACCTACGGTGGGAACAACGACAACATCGTGGTCATGCGTTTCCTCTCCGATGGCACCCCGGACACCAGCTTTGACGGCGATGGCACCATTATCACCTCCATCGCGTCCGGTAGGGACATGGCATACTCTTTAGTCATTCAATCTGATGGCAAGCTGCTTGTGGGAGGTGTCACCAGTGTGGGGGCTTCGAGCGATTATGCCATTCTGCGGTACAACACCGATGGCAGTTTGGATACCAGTTTTGGAGGGGGGGATGGAATCGTTACGACCGACCTCGGCCTTGGCAGCTATGAGATGGGATACTCCGTTGCCCTGCAACCGGATGGCAAGATCGTGCTGGCTGGATTAGGCACCAGCATCGGGGTGGTGCGGTACAACACAGATGGCAGTTTGGATGCCAGTTTTGGCGGCGGCGATGGAATTGTCATCCAGGCCTTCGGCGGCTCCACGGGGGTTGATACGGGTGTCGTGATGGTTCAGCCGGACGGCAAGATCGTGGTGGCGGCGGGCGGGAGTTACAACGCCACGGGGGGATCATTTGGCGCCATCCGGTTCAACGCCGACGGCACGTTGGATATGAGTTTTGGCTCCAATGGCATTGTCACGACGGCGATGAACTCGGTGGGCACCAAAACGGGCGTATGGGGCGCCTCACTCCAGGCTGACGGGAAAATTGTGGCTGTTGGGGCGAGTAGCAATGGCAGCAATGACGATATCACACTTGTGCGCTATAACGCCGATGGCACGTTGGATAAGAGATTTGACGTGGTAACAACCCTTGGGGGAACGGTGGCTTTTACCGAGGGCGGATCAGCGGTGGTGCTGGACTCCAATGTGCAGATCTATGACGCGGAGCTGTCTGCCGCAGATAATTTCAACGGGGCCACATTGACGCTCGCGCGCAACGGCGGCGCGAGCAGTGACGACGTGTTTTCCGCCACAGGCACGTTGAGCCTGAGCGGTGGCAACGTCGTGGTGAGCGGGACGACCATCGGGACCTACACCAACAGCGGGGGGACGCTGACGCTGGCCTTTAACTCCAACGCAACTAACGCGCGGGTCAATTCGGCGATGCAGCAGATCGCTTACCGTAACAGCAGCGATGCGCCATCCTCCAGTGTTCGAATCGATTGGACCTTCAACGAAGGGAACACTGGCAGCCAAGGCGCCAGGAGCGCGCTGACCGCGACCGGGTACACGACGGTCAGCATCTCGGCAGTCAACGACATGCCGACTCTGGCCAATTTGGCCGGAGATAGCCTGGCGTACAGCGAAGGCGACGGGGCAATAGTGATCGAACAGGGTGGCAATGCCGCAGTGGCCGATGTTGACTCGACAAACTTTGACACCGGCAGATTGACCGTCTCGTTCACCGCGGGCAGTGACAGTGTGGAGGATGCGCTTGGCATCCGTAACCAAGGCATGGGTGCCGGACAGATCGGTGTCTCTGGGAGCAACGTCACCTACGGCGACGTGACGATCGGGACCTGCACGGGCGGCAGCGGTGGGGCGAACCTCGTCATCACCTTTAACAGCAACGCGACTGCGGCGGCGGTCACGGCGCTGGTGAAAAATATCACCTATGAGAACACGGATACCGCCGCGCCGATGACCGGGGCGCGCACGGTTCGGTACGTCCTGACCGACGGTGACGGCGGCACCAGTGCCAGCTATGACGCCACCGTGACCGTGAGCGGCATCAACGATGCGCCAGTGTTGTCCGAGGCGCTGATTACGCTGCCTGGCACTGACGAGAACACTATCTCCTCGCCCGTGACGGTGGCGAGCCTTTTGACGGCGGCGGGCTACGTCGATGTGGATAGCGGGGCGCTCTCCGGGATCGCGATCACCGGCGCGACAGGATCCAACCCGGCCTGGGGCTATTCCGTCGATGGCGGCGCGACGTGGTACAGCGTGGATTTTTCCGGCCGGTCGTTCACCAACGCCCTGCTGCTCAACAGCAGCACGCTGATTCGGTATATTCCCCTCAGCCAGAACGGCGAGACGGCGACGATCTCGTTTGTGGCATGGGATCAAACCACTGGCACTGCGACGACAGCGGTGGCCGAATCGACGGCGGATGTCACGGTGCGTGGCGGGACGACTGCCTATTCCTCGCTGGTAACCACGGGAGAATTAGCGGTCAGTGCCGTTAACGATTCTCCCGACATTATCGACGGCACGGTGATCACCTGGCCTGCGATCAACGAAGACACGGCCTCCGCGCCGACGACGGTGGATGCGCTGCTGACAGCGGCCAACTGGAGCGATGTGGATACGGGGGCGCTCACGGGGATCTCCGTGCGATCCATCATCGGGAATGGAACATGGGAATATTCGGCCAACGGGGTGAGTTGGACGGCGTTTGGAAGCGTGTCGGCGGCGCAGCAGTTGCTGCTCGGCAGCGGCACGCAGGTGCGGTATGTGCCGGACGGCGCGAATGGCGAGACGGCCAGCCTCGTGTTCCATGCTTGGGATCAGACCGGCCTTGGGTCGCCATCATTCAATGGCAGTCCGCAGTATCATGCCAGCCAGTTTGCCTATGGGGCGGCTCAGCCGATGTCCAACGAGACCGCGTCGGTCTCTCTCACGGTGACGTCTGTGAACGAAGCGCCGACGGGACTGAGTCTCTCCACGAATACGGTCGCGGAGAACGCGGCCAATGGCACGGCGGTGGGCACGGTGACGGGGGCCGATCCAGACGCCGGCGATACGAAGACCTATAGCTTGACCGACAATGCGGGGGGGCGGTTTGCGATCGACAGCACGACGGGAGTCATCACGGTCGCGAATGGCGGTCTGTTGGACTATGAAGCGGCGGCGAGCCATAACGTGACTGTGCGAGTGAGCGACAGCGGTGGGCTGATGTACGACGAGACGTTCGCGGTCGCGCTGACGAACGTGAACGAAGCGCCAGTCTTGTCCGTGAATGCCGGCAGCACGGGTGCGGAAGGAGGAACCGATACGATCAGCGGCGGCGAATTGGCGGTGACGGATGTCGACAGCGCTGACGTCCAGCTGTCCTACTCGATTGGAACCGGCCCGGCGCACGGCAGGCTGGAGTTGACGACCAATCCAGGCGTCTCCGCCGCCACATTTACACAGGCGGATATCGCGGCTAATCGCCTTGTCTATAGGCATGATGGATCGGAGACGACCAGCGACAGCTTCACCTTCACGGTGAGCGATGGGGCGGGCGGCACGCTGGGCTCGACGACGGTGACTCTGACGATTACTCCGGTGAACGATGCGCCGACGATCACGAGCACTGGAGGCGGACCGACCGCCGCCATCACTGTGGCGGAACACATCAGCGCCGTCACCATTGTGATCGGCCAGGACGTCGATCTTCCGGCGCAGGCCTTGACCTATGCCATTAGCGGGGGAGCCGACCAGGCGCTTTTCACGATCGATGCCGCAACGGGCGCGCTGCGCTTCACCGCCCCGCGCGATTTTGAAGCCGCCACCGATGCGAATGGGGACAATGTCTACGTGGTTCAAGTCCGTGTGACCGACAGCCAGGGGGGCAGTGCGACGCAAACCCTTCAGGTCACGGTGACGGGGGTGGCGGATGCCGTGCCGCCGTCTCTGGTGCCCACGACGCCAGTGGGTGTGTCCGCCGCGCCGCCGCTGCCGTTCGTCGTTCCGCCAGCGGGAATCGCCCCGCCGCCTGAACCTGGCAGTTTGCAGCCGATAGACGTGGCGCCGGTTTCAGCCGGGTGGGTGCCTGAAGGACTGGTGCAAGAGCCGGCCGCGCGGGTGAGCAATGTGCCAGAGGCGCTCCCTCTCAGCGCTGCGGCGGACACCGATCGGTACGAGCGTACAGCGGATTACGAAACGAACGAAACGGCGGTGAGTGCCGCCGATGCCGGACCTGCCGAAGAGCCGGGCGCCACCTTGCCACCTGCTGTCGGATCTCCGCCGCCAGTCAACGACCTGCTCATGGCCAAGCTGGATGCGGTGACCGCGTCGCTGCTGGATGCGCTGGCGGCGGAGGACAAGCAGCAGGTCTTCTCCACCAGGGTCGCGGCTGTCTCCGGCGGGGCCTTGTCCGTCGGATTTGTCGTCTGGGCGCTGCGCAGCACGGCCGTGTTAGCCAGTCTCGTGGCCACGCTGCCGGCCTGGCAGACGATCGATCCGCTGCCGGTGGTGGCGTTACGCCGCGAGGAACGCGAGCAGCGCAAACAGGCGCAGCGCGAGGCGGCTCGCCGGGAACAGGCTGAGTATCGAGGGATCAAAGCTCTCTGGGACGATGAGGAGGAGCCTGGCCGCCCACAGCGGCCGGTGTAG
- a CDS encoding Putative Diguanylate cyclase (Evidence 3 : Putative function from multiple computational evidences; MaGe:77309793), translating to MRRLSPLTLLSIGLVSLTVSLLLAGDAIMGLIPAPQQRIAPYRKAFSEMLAVQFSLLAERGDLALLQPALGALVERTPEIASAALITANGNILAQAGGAVPAWDASQRAVSTGLHVLVPIYRGADSWGALQIVYRQPEQGGPWDWLSQPWVRFVGFVAVVGFVAYRLLLKRVLRHLDPSAVVPPRVKAALDTLVEGVAMLDVNGMIVLANEAFLAQVGRPLPAILGQPLTLFPWVLAEGQDGRQGGELPWHRTVTPRGPQQGMRLDLQQPGGGRRLFMVTASPILDDGGGRRGTIVAFHDVTELETKSVDLAKTVVDLVAAQAELTQRADELRRLATRDPLTGCLNRRAFFEQVEVAIQEPVRIAAGVGCVMIDIDHFKSFNDRHGHAVGDQVLVAVAQTMGGSIRDEDLLGRYGGEEFCLVLVGVPLEVVLQTAERIRRKIAAESGAAVRTPAGLQVTASLGVAYAAGPADIHGLLSQADQALYFAKQHGRNRVALFNRERAQPEPVSLSIPVRAA from the coding sequence ATGCGACGCTTGTCTCCGCTCACGCTCTTAAGTATCGGGCTGGTCAGCCTGACGGTGAGCCTTCTGCTGGCCGGCGATGCGATAATGGGGTTGATCCCCGCGCCGCAGCAGCGCATCGCGCCGTACCGCAAAGCGTTCAGCGAGATGCTGGCGGTTCAATTTTCGCTGCTGGCCGAGCGCGGCGATCTGGCGCTTCTTCAGCCCGCGCTCGGGGCGTTGGTGGAGCGAACGCCTGAGATCGCGAGCGCGGCGCTGATCACCGCCAACGGGAACATTCTGGCGCAGGCGGGGGGAGCGGTGCCGGCCTGGGATGCCTCGCAACGCGCTGTCTCGACCGGCCTTCATGTGCTCGTGCCGATTTATCGCGGGGCGGATTCGTGGGGGGCGTTGCAGATTGTCTATCGCCAGCCGGAACAGGGCGGTCCATGGGATTGGTTGTCCCAGCCGTGGGTCCGGTTTGTCGGCTTTGTCGCGGTGGTGGGGTTTGTGGCTTACCGGCTGTTGTTGAAGCGCGTGCTGCGCCATCTCGATCCGTCCGCAGTCGTGCCGCCGCGTGTCAAGGCGGCGCTGGATACGCTGGTGGAAGGCGTGGCGATGCTCGATGTGAACGGCATGATCGTGCTGGCGAACGAGGCCTTTCTCGCACAGGTCGGGCGGCCGTTGCCGGCGATTCTCGGCCAGCCGCTCACGCTGTTTCCCTGGGTGCTGGCGGAAGGCCAAGATGGCAGGCAGGGTGGTGAGCTGCCATGGCATCGGACGGTGACGCCGCGTGGCCCGCAACAGGGGATGCGCCTGGATCTTCAGCAGCCGGGCGGGGGGCGGCGGTTGTTTATGGTCACCGCTTCGCCGATTCTCGATGACGGTGGCGGCCGGCGCGGGACGATTGTGGCGTTTCACGATGTGACAGAGCTGGAAACGAAGAGCGTGGATCTGGCCAAAACGGTCGTTGATCTTGTGGCGGCGCAAGCGGAGTTGACGCAACGGGCCGACGAGTTGCGCCGGCTGGCGACGCGAGATCCTTTGACGGGCTGCTTGAATCGGCGAGCGTTTTTTGAACAAGTCGAGGTGGCGATCCAGGAGCCTGTCCGAATCGCGGCGGGGGTGGGCTGTGTGATGATCGACATCGATCACTTCAAATCCTTCAATGACCGTCATGGGCATGCGGTCGGCGATCAGGTGCTGGTCGCGGTCGCGCAGACGATGGGGGGATCGATTCGCGACGAGGATTTGCTCGGGCGCTATGGCGGGGAGGAGTTCTGCCTGGTGCTGGTGGGCGTGCCGCTGGAGGTGGTTCTTCAGACCGCCGAACGGATTCGGCGCAAGATTGCGGCGGAGAGCGGGGCTGCGGTGCGCACACCGGCGGGGCTGCAGGTGACGGCGAGTCTTGGCGTCGCCTATGCGGCCGGTCCTGCGGATATTCATGGGTTGCTCAGCCAGGCGGATCAGGCGCTGTATTTCGCGAAACAGCATGGACGCAATCGGGTCGCTTTGTTCAATCGGGAGCGGGCGCAGCCTGAGCCAGTTTCTCTTTCCATCCCGGTTCGTGCGGCCTAA